CCCTTTAGGGTAGGGTGATTTTTCAAATGGCCAAATTTGAGAAAAGGGCCAAAAAGAGACCATCAGGGGGTTTGCAATTGGCTCTTTAAATCAATGTTTAAATAGTGCAGGCAAAGGTGATGTTGCCTGCACTTTTTTGTGTGTCTTTGGGTGGATAAATCCGAGGCGATAAGCGTGAAGGCAAAGGCGATCGATAGCCTCAGGAAATGACACGTCGCGCCCGTATTGGAGATCTCCAAGGATCGGGTGTCCCATCTCTGCCATGTGGATGCGGAGTTGATGGGTACGTCCTGTTTCAGGGTGGAGCTCGATGAGAGAGGCTCCCTTTCTTTTTTCTAGGATTTTCCAATGAGTGATTGCTTTCTGCCCATTTGGCGCAGATCCGTAGAGGGTCTGACCGTGAAAAGTTCCTTTTTTCGATAGGCGGTTATCGATTGTTCCTTGGTCCTTTCGAGGAGCTCCCTTGATGAGAGCAATATAGGTTTTCTTCACCTCTCGTTTTTTAAAAAGAGCTTCCAGGTCTTTTTTCATGGGGAGTGTTCGAGCCATGAGAAGGACTCCCGATGTTCCTTTGTCAAGTCTATGGACAAGGTGATGCCTTGGCTCTGGAGTGGTTGTCACACCTGAGGGTTTATTAAAGAGGGTCAAGGACGGATCTTGATAGAGAATGGAAAGGGTTTCTTTCTTGAGAACTTTGGGGAGACGAAACGTGACTTTGTCCCCTTCTTTAAGCTTTGTAGACGCAAAGCGCTCAAGTTTCCCGTTGAGGCGGCATCCTCCGCTTTCAAGAGCTCGTTTGATTTCTCGCCCAGAGAGGTCTGTTTTCCCTTTTAAAAAAGTGAGAAGCGAGCTTTCCTCTTTTACTCGATACATTCGAGAAGCTCAATGAGAAGGCGCACTCCAGCTCCGGTTGCTTGAGAAAGATGGTAATCACGTGCGCTATCTAAAAAAGCGGTCCCTGCAATATCAAGGTGGATCCATGGAGTTTTCTTCTGGATAAACTCTTGAAGAAAGATCGCTGCGGTCACCGATCCTGCCATCCGTTTGCCGGCAGCATTTTTGATGTCTGCAATGTTTGATTTAAGCAGCACCTTATACTCGGGATCAAGAGGCATGCGCCATACTTTTTCTCCACTGGCCTCTCCTGCTTTTTCGCAGAGCTTGGCGAGTTTATCATTATTGGAAAATAGTCCAGAGCGTTGATCGCCTAGGGCAATGACAATCGCACCAGTAAGGGTTGCCATATCGATGATACGGTCGGGCTTAAAATGTTTTTGTCCATAAGAGAGGGCATCGGCAAGGATAAGCCGTCCTTCAGCATCCGTGTTGGTAATCTCTACCGTTTTTCCTGCGTGGGAGCGGTAGACATCGCCTGGCTTGTAGCTGTGGGCATCGATTGCATTTTCTGTTGTAGGGACAACAACAGCAATATTCGCCTTAAGTTTGATACTTGCAGCGGCCTGGATGAGGCCAAGTGCCGCAGCGGCTCCACCCATATCAGCACGCATATCTTCGATAAAATTGGTGGGCTTTAAGTTGAGCCCTCCTGTATCAAAAGTCACCCCTTTTCCTACAACCATCGTGAGATCATCGGAGCGAGGAGCTCCCTGGTACTCAAGCATGACTAAGGCTGGATCCATTTTAGAACCATTGCCGACAGCAAGGAGAAGATCCATCTTCTCTTTTTCGAGCTGTTTCTTAGTCAAAACTGTTGCTTTAACAGAAGTAAAGTGTTTCGCAAGTCTCTTAGCTTCTAAACCAAGAGTCTGCGGTGTCACATCTAATGCATTTCGATTGATGAGGTTCCGCGCCAAATTGACGCCGCTTAAAATCCCCAGTGTCTTTTTGCAAGCTGCTAAGTCGCGCGCTCCAACAAGAACCCCTTTTTTGAGATAAAAAGGTTTCTTATTATCTTTAGATTTCCATTCATCAAAAACATAGGAGGTGAGAGCGATTCCTTCAGAAACGGCGCGTGTTACAGCATGGATATCTAGTTTGTCACACTTAGGCAAAACAAAGTTAACATGGGGCCATGCCTTATCTTGGCACCGCTTCATAGCAGCTCCATAGGCTTTTCTAAGCCCTTCCATGGACAGGTCCTTTGCTGCGCCAAGCCCTAAAAGAAGAAGGCGTTTTTCGGTTTTTCCTGAAAGATACGCGAGCATTGTAGCTCCCTCTTTTCCGCTGAAATCCCCTGCCTTAAGAATGGGGTTAATCGTCCCCTTCAGATCGGGAACATTAACAGCAGGCTCTACCTCCTTTTTCGTTTTGAAAAAGGGAACAACAATTAGGTCGGCCTTGGGCCGTTTAGAGACACTTGGATTAACGGTAAGCTGCATTAAAACGGTATTTCGTCCTCACTAAATCCTGCAGGCTGTTGCTGCTGCTGTTCGCCTTGACCTTGCTGAGGCTGTCCACCAAAATCTCCGCTTGGCTGAGAATAGGAGCTCTGTTGCTGCTGCTCTTCTTGGCGGTCGCTCTTCCCAAAAGGAGGGAAAGAAATATTATGAGCCACAAGGTTCAGAGAGATTTGAGGTTGACCCTCTTTATTGTTATAAATTTCAGGCTTAAGCATCTCACCATTTACAACAATTGCACTTCCTTTTTTGAAGTAAGGCATGATTTTGTCAAATTGCTCGCCCCAAATGGTGACACGCCACCAAAAAGTTTCGTCTTTTCCACCACGTCTCTGATTGGCAGCCACACGAAGTGTAGTCACTTTTTGCCCTCCAGAAGTAAAACGGACTTCGGGGTCTGCCCCGAGATGTCCCATAATCACCATCTGATTCATTTGAACGCTCCTCGCATATATCGTTTAAATCCCGAGTATAGCGGATCCTCAAAAAAAGCCCAAGAGTTTCCTCTTGGGCTTTTGCCATTAGAAATTCTTATCAACTTAGAAATCGAAGCGGATTCCAACATCAAGACCTACTGCAATCGTTCCAACAGCACGTTGCCTTGCATAGTTATCATGTTTTTCTGTAAAGCTGTTGCCAAACGTATCAGGCTGACTCAAAAAGTAGTCATACCCCATTTCAAAATCAAGAACGTTAAGTCGATTTTGCCAGCTTGCCTTTCCAGCTTGAGCAACTGAGGTTGCCAAAACCCCTAAGTTCTGTGAAAAATCTTTTAACGAGAACACTGCTGGATCTGGAGATGTACTTACGCTATTAGATACACTTGTGTACTGATAAGTCCAGCGCAGAAAGATATCCCAATTGTCTTTTCCAAAGTCATATTCCGACACGTACACCTGGATCAAACTCAAAACTAGGTTCTTTTACTCGACCTGAAGTCACGAAGGGAGGGTTTGGACCTGCAACAGCACTATTTTGAGTCGCATATTGCAGATTATCCATCTGAGCTCTCCACTAAATAAATTCTGCTTCAATCGAGAACCCCGACATACACCCATGGACTGAGTGAGTCATTTGATTTGGATCATCCATGTTTTTGCTTTGTCTACTAGAGCCATAGGTCTGATTTTGGCTTATGCGAGCATCTTTGCAGAAGCCACTAGCAGTTAGGCATGTTGTCACAACTGCCGTTGAAAGTAGGGAGAAAACTTTCATAACGTAGCCCCCAAGTTAGAGATTTTATAGATGCTTTAACGCTATCTCATTATTTTCTAAATTTTGCAATAGAAATTATCTAAATGACTATTCCTATACTAGGATTTTTATAACTTCAGTTATGTTTATTAAAAAATATAATTTTTTTTGGACAAAAAACCTCTAGGGTGTCATAGAGGAATTCAAGCATTAAAATGGAAAACAATTATGTCAGGCCTCTCTTTCCCCAATGATGAATTGAATCAAGCAGACTCTACTCCTTTAGAAGAAGGCCATGAAGATTCTTCATTGCTTCACCCTATTGATGAAGCCGATGATTTCTACAACCCTTTTTCAGATCTTAGTCTATTTCTCTCTAAAAAAATTAAGGGGGAAATTGATGAATCGGGTTCTCTTTCTAAATGGTCTGGAAAAATTGAAGCCAATCTTTTGGCAAAAATCCTTCCTGAGTTTAAGAAAAAATTCCCAAGGTATCGACTTGGAGCTTCTGCTCTTAAAAAGGTTTGGGAAAAAGTTGGCTATTACTATGAGAAGATCCAAGGGCAGAAAGAGGCTTTAAAAGATAATGGAAAGCTCAATCTAAAGTATATGATTCGAGAGAACCTGAAGAAAAGCTTTCCAACTGAGCATCTCCCCCCTTACACGATTGCAAAACAAATCGCAACAAAGCTCTCGGAATGTATTGCCACTCTTGAAGGCAAATGCCCAGAAATTGATCAGCTTACAAAAGTTATTTGGTCCGTGCAAAAGCATCTTCTCAGAGACTTGAGCCCTCTTCAAACTAAAAGCCCTTATGACGAATACGATAAGATTGATAAACTCATCGTTAAAACGCAGCTCGAAATCACGGCAAAAGGGGAAAACCTTGACCCCTATATGCTCAAACGGGAAATTTTAAAAAAACTCAAAGCCTATTTTGAAATTAAGACTCTAGCAAAGGGAAATCAGCTTACCTCTACTCTTTCTATGCTTCTTGCCGAAAAGCTGCAATACAGCTCTCTCATTGCTTGCCACTTTTCACTCAAGGAACGGAAGACAATAGAATCCTTTATCCGCCAGCAGATTGAGATGGGGCAATGTAATTCTCTTCTAAGAAGTGATAAACACCGTCTCGAACTTATTCAACGGATCCTTGCCCTTTATACAATAGCTGAGGGACTTCCCAAAAATATGGATGAAGAATCCTTGCGCGCTTCTATTCGCCATGTGAAAGAATGCGCACAAGATAAAACAAAGGCTGTATCTCCAAATATGGACCAAGCTCTTTTTGTCTTTATCAATGCAGAAATGCATTTGATGGATGAGGAAAAAGCTCTAGATTCCTCAATAGAAGATGCCATTGTCAAAGCATACTCTAAGGGAATATCTCTTCCTTCACTATCATCATCTCAGGTTGAGCAGTTCGAACTCCTGATTTGGAAAACAATTGAGGAAGAGGGTAACCTGTTATCGTATACATCAGCTGATGCACTTCCTATTCTTGAGCAAGAGCTCGGAAATGTGCTCATCGACAATCCAAAACAATCCTTCAAAATGATTATCAGTAGCACCTTGCAATTTTTCAAAAAAGTCATTGCAACTTCCTTTGATGAGGCTACGGTTAAAGAAAAAGTCAATACTTGGGTGGCCCAAAATGATATGTTGATTCGGACAATCCATTTTGATCCGAGAACCCCTTTATTGGCCCTTATTGAAAAAAAATGGAAAACGCTTCATCTCGATGAATTTACTATTGATCATGAACGGTTCATTCAAGATGTGATAGAAGATGCTTTGAAGCTTTATCCACTCCTTTCCTTTTTTGAAGAGGAACTTAAAGGACGCCTTTGGATCCTTTATAAGTATCACTGGTATCATGCCCTAACCGATGGACGCTCTTCAACTTACGAAAGATTTCTTCTCTGGCACAAAGCTCTTCTTAAGCGTCACCATCCCGAGTGGTCAAAAGAGAAAATAAGTAGCGCCCTTAACAAGCTTTCGAATCAATTGATTCCACTGGCACCTTTCGAAAAAGCAGAATAAGTCCATACATAATCATAGGAATAGACAAGACTTGCCCCATGGTAAGCCAATCATTTCCAAGTAAAAGACTCTGTTCCTCTTTAACAAACTCCACGAGAAAGCGAAACCCAAACGTCACCACAAAAAAGATCCCAGAAAGTCGCCCTGCTGGATAAAGAAGCCGGGGGAAAAACCGCCAGAATCCTAAAAAGGAAAGAAAATAAAAAGCTGCTTCATAGAGTTGAGCTGGATGACGGGGAGCAGGAATACTCCCATCAATGGGATGTCCAAAAACAACTGCCCAAGGAACATTTGTTACCGTCCCCAAAACCTCTTGATTGACAAAGTTTCCGAGTCGAATAAAAGTCCCCACAAGTAGAGCCGGTACAACAAGCATATCGATAATTCGGGTGATTGAGAGAAAAGGAAAGCTTTTTCGAACTTTGAAGAAAAAGAAGACAATTCCAAGAAGAATCCCAATAACCCCTCCATGGCTAGCAAGACCCCCTTCCCACGTCTTTATAATTTCCATCGGATGGAGAAAATAGTCACTCCACCTCTCGTAGAACAAAATATGACCAAGCCGTGCCCCCACCACTGTCGCAATAATGACATACACTGTCAGCTTTTCAGAAAAAGCTAAGGATTTTTTCTTTAGCTCCTCTTCTGACCAGCCGGTGCAAGTGCGAAGATACTGTTTAAATAGGCTACGTAAAAGGTAAAACCCTATAAAAAAACCCAAGGCAAACAGAATCCCATACCAAGCAATCAGGCGATCAATCACTGGGACAACAAACGGAGTGGGATTCGGATCCCAATAAAACCAATTTTGCATTGAACCTACCATGGTATTTGATGCATAATCATACTCGTTAAACGGATAAAAGTCATTTGGGATTAAAAATTAAAATATTTTCACCAGGAAAAACGAAAGAGCCCTGGCTGCAAAAAGCTCTTGCTGAGTATGAAAAAAGGCTTACAGGTTCAATTGCCATTGAGTGGGATCACCAAAACTTCCACGGCGAAGGATCGTATATCTGTTTAGATCCAAATGGAATGCAACAAACTTCGCCTGACTTTTCAGACTTTCTCTATCGAGAGTTTGAAAAGCAAGGATCACGCCTTACCTTTGTTATTGGCAGCCCTGATGGCCTTCCATCAAATATTTTGCATAGAGCTTCCCACTCTATCAGCTTTTCGAAAATGACATTCACCCATCAGCATATCCGCCTTCTTCTTTTGGAGCAGATTTACAGAGCTGTTCAGATCCATAAAGGAACCCACTACCATAAGTAATCAGGCGACCTTATCAACAGGCTCAAAAGCAGCTCGAAAGTAGAGCATTGCGCCGTTTATAAGAGCAGTCCCAACCGTAAAATCCATAAACCCTTTCACATCAATAGGAATCGGAAGGAACTTAAGGGAAATTCCCATAAGAGTCATTCCTCCAATAAGGGAAAGGTATCCCTTAGAGTAGATCGCTGTGACTGGAATCGGAGAGGGAAAGGAGTGGATACGCTTAACAACCCGATTGACTGCTTTTTTCATAACCATGCGTCCTTTGAAAAACCCGAGGACCAGGCCAACGGAAACCAACACGATAGCGGATTTCTCAGGATTTTTAACAAAGCGATCGATCTGCGTTAAGAGAGAAAAACCTTGAAGCGTCCCCTCTAAATGAGCACTTCCTGCTACAACTAGATAACTAAGTCCTTTTGAAAGAAGAAGAATCCCAATAGCAAGCCAGAGGAGTCCAGAGAAAATAATAGCGCTACGGTAGCTGAGCCTCATAAAAATCCTTTTTAAAAAGTCTTTGGTTGGTATAAGAATAGATAAGTCTATAAATATTATCAAACACCCGATTGTTTCGGGGTATAGTAATAGCGCAACGGAGCTTTTTAAGATGAATATTTCTCTAGCCTTTATCCGGATTTTTTTCACGATTATTTCGATCTTTTTTATGACAACTTACATGCTATCGCGACCCGAAGGACTTCTCGCAACGAATGCATTGATCGGTATTTTGATTGGTTTCGTGTTTAGCCTATTGCTCATTGGTTTCGATTCCCTTTTCCGAAAGTTTAATCTCCGCTCTTTTAACATTGCAGTCATAGGGCTTTTCATCGGTTATCTAATGGGGCAAGCTCTTGTCTTGATCTTTGATGCCATTTTAGACCTTAGCTCAATCTCCCTTGTCTTAACTCCTCAAGCTCTTGAAATCATCAAGATTGCGCTATTCCTATTCGGCACCTATCTGGGATCAATTATGACCCTTCGAGCATCTGATGAACTCTACATTAGTATCCCCTTTGTGAAATTTGCACCTACAGCTCAGAAAAAACGAGATTTGTTGATCGACTCCTCCGTTCTTTCTGATGCTCGAATCATCGATGTTTGCTCAACAGGGATTGTGGATCAACACCTTGTTATTCCTCGCTTCATTATTAAAGAACTCTATACCCAGACAGAAACAGGAGATGACATGACAAAGTCAAAAGCGCGTCGCTGTCTAGAGGTGATCAAAAAAATGGAACAACTCGGCCATCTGGGACTCCGTTTTAACGATACTGACTTCCCTGAAGTGAAAGATACGATAAGTAAGTTCATCCGG
The window above is part of the Candidatus Neptunochlamydia sp. REUL1 genome. Proteins encoded here:
- the lgt gene encoding prolipoprotein diacylglyceryl transferase, which encodes MQNWFYWDPNPTPFVVPVIDRLIAWYGILFALGFFIGFYLLRSLFKQYLRTCTGWSEEELKKKSLAFSEKLTVYVIIATVVGARLGHILFYERWSDYFLHPMEIIKTWEGGLASHGGVIGILLGIVFFFFKVRKSFPFLSITRIIDMLVVPALLVGTFIRLGNFVNQEVLGTVTNVPWAVVFGHPIDGSIPAPRHPAQLYEAAFYFLSFLGFWRFFPRLLYPAGRLSGIFFVVTFGFRFLVEFVKEEQSLLLGNDWLTMGQVLSIPMIMYGLILLFRKVPVESIDSKAC
- a CDS encoding PIN/TRAM domain-containing protein — protein: MNISLAFIRIFFTIISIFFMTTYMLSRPEGLLATNALIGILIGFVFSLLLIGFDSLFRKFNLRSFNIAVIGLFIGYLMGQALVLIFDAILDLSSISLVLTPQALEIIKIALFLFGTYLGSIMTLRASDELYISIPFVKFAPTAQKKRDLLIDSSVLSDARIIDVCSTGIVDQHLVIPRFIIKELYTQTETGDDMTKSKARRCLEVIKKMEQLGHLGLRFNDTDFPEVKDTISKFIRLARLIDGNILTADISRVQMASIEGVQIINLHSLSNALKPLMETGEMIKIKVQRYGKEPRQGVGYLDDGTMVVINGGGNFIGDVIDAQVLSVKHTSSGRMIFCNAFEEGLEEQNDDVLSKQDEYYDEDEEKE
- a CDS encoding RluA family pseudouridine synthase; this encodes MYRVKEESSLLTFLKGKTDLSGREIKRALESGGCRLNGKLERFASTKLKEGDKVTFRLPKVLKKETLSILYQDPSLTLFNKPSGVTTTPEPRHHLVHRLDKGTSGVLLMARTLPMKKDLEALFKKREVKKTYIALIKGAPRKDQGTIDNRLSKKGTFHGQTLYGSAPNGQKAITHWKILEKRKGASLIELHPETGRTHQLRIHMAEMGHPILGDLQYGRDVSFPEAIDRLCLHAYRLGFIHPKTHKKVQATSPLPALFKH
- a CDS encoding leucyl aminopeptidase, with amino-acid sequence MQLTVNPSVSKRPKADLIVVPFFKTKKEVEPAVNVPDLKGTINPILKAGDFSGKEGATMLAYLSGKTEKRLLLLGLGAAKDLSMEGLRKAYGAAMKRCQDKAWPHVNFVLPKCDKLDIHAVTRAVSEGIALTSYVFDEWKSKDNKKPFYLKKGVLVGARDLAACKKTLGILSGVNLARNLINRNALDVTPQTLGLEAKRLAKHFTSVKATVLTKKQLEKEKMDLLLAVGNGSKMDPALVMLEYQGAPRSDDLTMVVGKGVTFDTGGLNLKPTNFIEDMRADMGGAAAALGLIQAAASIKLKANIAVVVPTTENAIDAHSYKPGDVYRSHAGKTVEITNTDAEGRLILADALSYGQKHFKPDRIIDMATLTGAIVIALGDQRSGLFSNNDKLAKLCEKAGEASGEKVWRMPLDPEYKVLLKSNIADIKNAAGKRMAGSVTAAIFLQEFIQKKTPWIHLDIAGTAFLDSARDYHLSQATGAGVRLLIELLECIE
- the ssb gene encoding single-stranded DNA-binding protein, with the translated sequence MNQMVIMGHLGADPEVRFTSGGQKVTTLRVAANQRRGGKDETFWWRVTIWGEQFDKIMPYFKKGSAIVVNGEMLKPEIYNNKEGQPQISLNLVAHNISFPPFGKSDRQEEQQQQSSYSQPSGDFGGQPQQGQGEQQQQQPAGFSEDEIPF
- a CDS encoding 23S rRNA (pseudouridine(1915)-N(3))-methyltransferase RlmH translates to MGLKIKIFSPGKTKEPWLQKALAEYEKRLTGSIAIEWDHQNFHGEGSYICLDPNGMQQTSPDFSDFLYREFEKQGSRLTFVIGSPDGLPSNILHRASHSISFSKMTFTHQHIRLLLLEQIYRAVQIHKGTHYHK